From the genome of Oenanthe melanoleuca isolate GR-GAL-2019-014 chromosome 23, OMel1.0, whole genome shotgun sequence:
TTGGTATTTCAAATAAAAGTAAAAGTTTTCAagttattttcccattttacagCTAGGTTTTCTTTTAAGCTCTTTTGTTATGCTACTCTAgtgtctattttttttaaattaaccaACAGCTAGCTGAGAACTCctgtaataaaattaaaatcttgtaATATGACCATGAATTTATCCATCAGCAGGCACTTGCTATGTGatactcttaatttttttcttctcccacttGTACTTatgcaaggaaaacaaaggtaTCCTTTCAAAATACAGTTATTAATGGTAATTTAGTTCACTACATTGAGTTTATTAAAATTAAGCCCTGGTTCTTAAATTATGTTGGACATACCAACAGTAAATATTAACTATTAACTTTATAATTGGAataaagctttccttttttttttttaaacaactgaTTTTAGGTTTAACTGATGTCatgtcacagctctgtgtgcagagaAGAGCAGACACTGAGCCCTACACGGGCACTCAGGGCCAAGGTACAGTGacagacatttattttactgCTGGAATTTACACCCCTAATTCCAGCTTGTGGGACCCAAAACAATGAGCTGCCTTGGCCTTCCAGGCCACTCATTTCTCAGCAGCATCATCTCTGCAGGACAGAAACTTCCATTTCATTCAGACCACACTTACAGTAGCACTCACAAGAGAAATATTACAGGTTTTGTCAATGGACTAAACCAGAATAATTCACCAAATTACTGCTTACATGacagacagaagaaaaactgtTATTCTGTAGGATACATCAGGTATGACTCCTTTAATCTTGGCCACCATTCAACTTCATCTTGACCTTTAACTCTTTAAGTGCTTGTCAGAAGGACTTGTCATGAGATGCTTGGCCAAAAATGACAGATGGCTTTATCTTTAACTTTGAAAAACaaccttttcccccttttgtaGATAAAGCGAAGCTTTGTCTCCCATTATGGCTTGTCcttcttccagcttttctttattttttcttttcccaaactCTCCCTTCTCTTCAAGCCTGATCCTTAAGAGGTCTTTGGCTTGTCTACTTGCCTTAATTGTTGAACTCTACTCTAAAGGTTCTTTCATGCTTTCTCTTTGGGGTCGCCAATACTGTACAGCTTTACATTCTGAGGCAACAACAGAGGACAGCAAATTAGGGGACAATATTAAAGAAAGAAGTTCACCTCATTTTTTACACAATCTGATTTTGATCAAGTGATTCCAGATTCCATTTGTTAAATTAACAATGAATAGCAGCCACATTTTGCTAAGCACAACTTTACTTACACACCAGTGATAATAAAAACGTGCTAGACAATTTTGAGTCAGtgataaattttcatttaaatcatATATTATTAATTTCAGTGACATAAGCAAGCTTTTATATTACTGGATTTAAGTTTtgcaaaaaaaggcaaagaacaaTTGAGAGAAGTTAATCTTCAAAAATAACGAAACACCACGACATAAGGAAGACACTTATTAGATACAACACAAAAGtaaactgctttttcatttaGATTGGTTACCTCTTACACAAACTTGAATTTCAAACTTCAACACCCCTCACTAATGAGCCATCTGAAGAAAGGATATTGAACATAGGCAAATCCTCTGGGACGACGAGTGTAGAAGTCAAGTGGAACGTAAACATCAACTATAGGCCCGTAACGACCAAACTCACGGCGCAAATCTTCAGACCTGCAACACCACAAACACCTGATATGGCTTTGCCACTGCTCAGGGGGCTGCAAaacaccccccaaaacaaaatcaaaccaacaAAAATCTGCAATTCATATCACCAGCCCTGGATTGTGGAAGTGTTTGGTGGAGGATGAAAggagaagaatatttttttgggggggaaataaAGTGTTTGGGCAGCACAAAACACTCAAGTCTCAGGATGCTCAAGGCAGTTTGAAACCAGCCTTCAGCACAACCCTAAAGTAAAAATGTAAACTGAGAAGTGATGCACATCAGTTCATTCAATGCAGCCAAGGCTGGCAGAAAGTGAAGGAAAGGATTGTtaaattattgttgttattattcaAGTGATTTTGCAATACACAAACATCAATGATGAGATCCAAATAAACATTATGAGAACAAACCAGGCACCCAAACTCATTTCCATAGGATGATCAATACTCACAACCACATCAAATAGAACAGATCTCAGTGAGCAGCCACTCATGCCCTCAGGAtagttttttttcaaagagtTGGCTTTAGAGAGCTGAGACAAAACTGTTCAGCTGCATCTACAGCTGGAACCCCTCTCCTCAACAGAGGTTTCTCATTCACATCACCTCCCCACACTGAATTTTGTGACATTTGAGGACAAAACCCTGCAGGAGAAGATTGATGTAATACCATATTTAGGTGGTATGTGGGAGTTACTACTGgtttttagtatttttacatttctcttgTATCAGCTGGGAAACTAATCTCCACAgtcagtgctggcagaggggaaCTGTCACCACTATGAAGATGTCACAATGAAACCACCTCCAAGAACTCTGTGCTTAATCGTGAATCCTCAACAGGATCCACATTATTGTAAAGACTTTGGAAATAAACATCCTCAGGtattcttaaagaaaaataaactactggaaaaaagaataaattaatggaaaaaaacctgtcaaAGTTTAATGTGAAATTTTTTTATCACAATGTTCTCAATTAATTTCATTCCATAGTGCTGAACAACTTAGGCCCAAGTTGTCCAGGCAGAGTTGGAAAACTCCTATTTTATAGGATTAGACCTTTCAGGGATCGCCACacaaattctaaaaaaaaaaataacagcacGGGAATGCTCCAACAAATGCATTCTGTGCCAACAACGCTCCGTAAATGTTCCTCAGCTGATAACAAACACCAAAGGCGTTTTGTGTCACTAAACTGCCAAAGCGAAATGAGGAATAAATAAGAACCTGTGCaatgctggttttgctgtttgaatTCCCTGGGAGAAACGCGACTATAACGGAGACCAAGCATTGTTTCCCTGCGTCCTGAGAGCCCCGGGACACAACAGGGAGCGCAGGACACTCCACCTgaacagccagcagctcccacactAACGGCACCGGCTACGCCAGCAATTTTGGGCAAAAATGCTCTATTTTCTCCCATCTAGCAGCAATAGTGCATTTCCAGAGGCGCATCCCAAACCGCAGCGGGTGTCCCCGGTGGCACATCCCGCCCGCATCTCCCGCTGGCCGCACGCAAAGGCGGCTGCGGGGAGTTTCACTTTGTTGCGGCCCAGCTTTGTTCTTTCTGGACGCTGTTTGGAAACGGATCCGTGGAGAAGCGGGGAAGGAGCAGCATGGCGAGGAAAATGGAAGGCAcggcagggagaagggaggaagggagacGGCCGGGCTcgccccctgccctcccccgGCTGCGGGGGGACCCCCGCGGCCGCGGCCTAGCGAGCCCGCCAAAGCCTGCGCGAGCCCCCGCTCCGCCCCCACTCACCGGGTGTCGTCGGCCACGTTCCGCACGAAGAGCGAGGTGTTGGGGGGCCGCAGGTAGCGGGACATGTCGGCGGCGCTGGGAAAGactggaaggaaggagaggagggaaggaaggagggagggaaggagcgagcgcggcgggagcggctgAGGCGACCCTGGGGGAGCTGCACCGCCCGCCCGCGCGCCGCCTCTCGCGAGACTTCGCGGGGGGGCTTCCGGCGAGAGCCAAGCGCGGCGCCAAAATCCAGCCCCGGCTGGGCAGCGCGCATGCGCCCCGGCCTCGCGCGGGAGCTCGCGGGCCCTCCGGCGCGCGCGGCGCATGCGCGTtgctccccctccctcccccccacTGCGCTCGCTTTTCCCGCCGAAAGAGCGGGAAGGGGCAGCGCGCGCGGGgcaagatggcggcggcggcaccgccgTGAGGGGAGCGCGCGGTCCGGCTTTGTGCGGCCGCCTCAGAGCGCCACggctccctcctgtcccctcctgcacagccagctggCACGGCCTCGGGCTGTAACGCGCTTCCTGAGGCTCAGGGTGATGCCTTGAGAGGTTGgtctggaacagagactaggcAGAGCTAAAAAAACAAAGTAGGTGTTTATTAAAAGGCCTTaaaaggatacaccttgggcagtacaagagcctaGCTAGAGCTACACCTAGCATGGATCCAAGATGAATCCCAGTCATGAGTTTTCaaacttttataagttttggtctATTTACATATTGGGGCTCATTGTTCAATTACAGgttatgaagtcccatcctcctGGTTTACTCTCTTCAGGTCCccattttttatgcttttttgaGCCTGAAGCTTGTAATGGTTGTCCCTTGTCTcaagctggaaaaggattgttttgtctgactaaactgtgaagagaacttaaCTAACCATATGAAGCTCACAGCTACACACCCGGGCAgcatagaatttaaaaataccaaagctaaaacttaaggcatcaaagGAACCGCTGTTCTGTGGCCTTGTTGTTGCAAAATGTGGAGTACATAAGAGTTCTGTTAAGAAAATACCGTCTTTGATGActgatgtttttctgctttcaagCCTTATCAACAAGAAGGGAGATGTAACCCATGAAACAGCAGCCAACAAGCTCTGAGGGATGTCCCTgtgttagaaaaacaaatagtAGAACTACTTAACTAACCTTAAGTTAGGGTTGGACATGCCTCGATGATCTCAGACCTAGGGGAGGTTAGcaaaatttgagaaaaaaggATGCCCACTGATAGAGGACACAAGGAATGCAGAATTTATGGGCCATCTGGCAAGAACTCCCAAGATAAGACAGAAACTAATAAACCCACTCAGCAACTGTGCTGAAATGATCTCCAGCTGGgtaaaatgtaattttacattttacatctGCAGGGGCAGGTCGTGACCACCAACCTACAGACCACTGACCCAAAAGGACAGAAAGACTGAGAACAGGACTGATTAGCATGACAAACAACAGAATAATTAACCAGCAGAAGATAGAATACTAATTCAGAACTCTGTGACTTGTAGCCAAGGAACATGAATTCCTTTTGTTTGCTAAAATGTTTAAATAGTAATAAATTCTGATCGTTGGTGTGCTCGATGTGTGGAATCCCACAGAGCCCCCAACTGTGCAACTCTGCAATAAATGACCAATGTCTCTCTGGAGGGTGTAACTATTGTTGCACACAGAGTAATTAATCCAATTTTTGTGGAGAGCACCGTTACCCAGAGCCCTGTTGAGCCCCAGGAGTTTTCATCACACTGTTTGCACAGGACCAGCCCTTCCCATTAAAGCAGTTTGTGTGACGAAAACAATGCAGTCGGTGGGTGGAGAAATGATTTCTTACCATGCTCATGTGTGACTCACATCAAGGTGGATAAAAGGCACATCTGTGACCCAACAGTCACAGGGTTTGGTGAAAAGTGAAATTCAGTGAAAAGTGTCTGCATTTTCATATGAGGGATTTTCAGCAaactcctgcagggacagaaagaCTTTGAGCTGATGCAGCCCTGGTGTCTGCCAGCagtgcattttcatttttatttttaatattcatgaATGAAAACTAGTGGGAGGAAATTGCTGTTCATATCTTGGCAATCTCACACTAAGAAGTGCttcatttttacagattttGAGTGACAGATGATTCGAGTTTGAATGGTAGATGAAGTTCAGTCACAAATACAGGAGATGTGCAGCCATATAcactataaaaagaaaaaaagaatttatgtGGTTGTATGTTCAGGATCTGTGTGCAGACTCAGAGAAGGGATGGGGATTAATTATTTATTGCAATTAATATTTACAGTTAACATTTTTCTGTATGCAAGCAGCAGGGTCAAGTTGTTACCTTGTGCAATTTGCTCACACAAACCAttaaaagaacataaaaatcaAGCCAAGAACCCACATTAGAGACTGGAATTGTGGTGGGAGTGCTTGGCacaaagcaagaaagaaaaaaaaatggtttttttaTGGACATTCTTAAAACAATGAATTTACCAGAGTGGACTTTGGTGATGGATAGAAATCCAGGCTGCCAGGATTGTCAGAGCTTGTCAGATTGGGAATCAAAACTTTGAACAAGATCCAAGTTTGATTATAAGTACTCCAGTGGAGTCCTTCACAGAAAACTTCACTTGTTTTTGTGGAACAGTGAATGCAGAGCTATGATCCCAGCCTGTTGGACCATCTGGGAGTGCTCATTCCTTTGGTCATGGGACACACACATGGAGATCTCAGTTGATCAAAATCCTTCAGGTTTTGACTGCTTCACATAAGGACCTGCACTGAATATTCCACCTAAATCTGGGCTGCCCTGTGGCAGAGGGACATTGCCAGAAGGATGGGGAAGATTGGCACTGAAATCCTTGCAATTGTGAAGACAGCCAGATGAGgtattcttttaattttttacaattttagCCATTAGAATGACTTAGTTCAAGTTCTAAATAAGGTTCCTGTGCTTTTGGTGTGTAATCTCTACAGCAATAATTTTGTAACAGGTTTTAGATGAGTAATGAATCATCTCTGCCTTGGTTTAGAAATAAACCTGAAGTGTTTTGCATGTTCCATCCTCCAGTTTGCAGGTACAGCATTAGAtcattgcagagctgcaggattcTGTgaatttcctgctggaaaaccaCATGGTGTGTTTGGTTTCAAGGTGTGTTTGCAGCAACTCCCAGACAGAAGTGCTGAGTTCTTTCTTGGGTGATTTTTTGCAGCACCAGTGCTTTAaagcagcctcctcctcctccctgagTTTTTCCAGCccccatttctgtgctgttgatCTTATTTCTGTGTAACTCACATGGAATTTCATTCTGGCTGCAGGAGTGTGCTTGGCATTAGAGCTGCCTGGGAAGCAAAATGAGCACAAAGATCCTTTATGGCAGTGAAACTCCCCCTGAGAGCAGCCTTACCCCAAAATAAGAATACACTTCCCAAATTGCCTGTATCACGTTGTGTTATTAACTAAAACACAGCCTCCCCCCTCACACACTGCTCCTGTAGCATGGCAGATGTAAACTCTGCACTCTTCACTGGGATAAAACCTCCAGCTGCCATTGTCAGTCCAGCAACTTTCTTCATGGAGGTCTTGCACCCAAAACCCATCCTAATAAATCTGCAGTGACTCAAATTGTGAAATAGGGCTGCTGATATAATTAGTAGGATCTAATCAGCAGAGAAATGGTTCTAGGCACAGCTGTTGTGTGTTTTACTTAATACAGACACAGGGTCTGAGCAAAGTCTGGTTTACCTGAGCTTCACAAACTTGGGCCATGACAAGATACTGGGAGTTCATTGCAAATTGGAAGAAATGTTTAATTCTCATTGCTCTTGTAGTGCCTCTTAATTGTACTTTTGTGTAATTCAGTTTGAGAACAGCCATCCCTATTGTTAATGACTTGTGAGTGGttcacagcttttaaaatattgctgtttcTATTCATGGGACATGTGGTACAGATCAGCTCAACAAATGCCTGATTGTTCTGTTGGCCAGGTCTTAGGGAATGGGGTTTGGTGAAACACTAAACTTTATTAGACACAGGAACTAAAGCTGAGTGTGTTCAGTCTGTGTGTAAGGAATCAAGAAGCATTTCTGTAGTTTTTGGCTGCTCCCAAGGATTATTGTGGTGAACTGGAACAATGTGAATTATGTCCAGGTTGGGTTGCCTGGGAGGCAAATTTCTGTCACTCTGAAGACAAAGTGGAAAACTCAGTCCTGTAACAAGGGAAGTGCTGTGTGAAAGGAGGGCAGGAATTATCATTATATCTTGTACTGTTTGTTGAGATAAAACAAAGATCACACCTTGTGGAAAGTGCACTTTATTTCAGGTAGGTAAAGGTGTCACACAGGAGGGGATCTGTCTTCAGACTTTCTTGCCTCTTCTGACAAGTGTTACTCCACCATAAGTTATAGTCTGTGGGAGACAAATACACATTCAAAGTTCAGGAAATCAATTTACAGCTCAGTGGCACAAGTGTCTGTAATTCATAAATCCATCCTAGTCCACAGGAAAGTACAATCACAATACCTGTCCTTAAATACATGTACAACATTTGCatgaaggaaaagctggagTTGGTTGTGCTCCTTGGACCAGTCTGTATCCACAGGGACACTTTGCTGACATTATGAACtaatcaactttttttttccttcagcattttttttgcAAGTGTTCTTATTTTCTAGCACTTACCTCCaccatttcatttcctttcactTCCTGCTCGTGAGAGAATTTATCTGATTTGCACACCAGCTTCCCATTGACCAAGTTCACAGTGCACTGTtggaacatttaaaaatattttaaaagaactaTATTTTGAAATTCAATTGAAGTAACTAGAGGACTAATAAATAGGGAATAAATCACCCTGATGTTTCATAATGACAATTGCTAATTTGAATAGAAGTTTTAGGAACATTTCTGTTTGTTGAAGTGCTAGAAATGTTTGCAAATGGAAATGGTACAAAAAAATTCCACTCACACAGAAATGGAGGTTTAGGGATAAATAAAGAGATATCCCATGCTTGGAATGCTTTACCTTCAGCTTCCTGCCATCCATGGTGGTGATGTCAGCCTCTTTGCCAAGTGTAAACGAGTTGGTTACAGATTTGTGGGGTGTTTTGGATGTCACAACAAAGTCATTGCCTTTTTGTTGTATTTCAATAACAGGCTTAATATCTTTGGCCATTTTGATAGTGTCATCTGGCAACCCTGCAAAACCAGCCAAAACAGGACTTTTTGTTAGGGAAATAGCAAATTCTTTTCTCCAACAAAGGCACAAAAGATCCGAACCAATAGTCAAAGGTGATGTCCAAGTTAAAAGACAGATCCTGTtttggatccttctcttctctgtggGCTTTCTGCTCCATTCCTTCTAGTCTGGTTATTTTTTGATGTTATGTTTGCTGATGTGTCAGAttatgaataatttattttcctgagggCTGGCCATGGGCTGATGATTGTccatgaaaaaaaccacacgtgcattatttaatttctcaagGAGATGGGAGTTGTGGGGGGTTATCTGTCCAGTCAGAGCTGCAACAGTGGGAGTACCTCAGGCTCCccttttggggtgtccctggcatGATTTGAAGGTGTCATTGTCACCAGGAGAGGGACTGGTTCTGTCACACTGTCAGACCAGGCTTTTCAACTGGAACTGCATGTTACTCTCCTGAATATCTCCTGTTTACTCCTAAAAACCCcactggaaatgttttgttGGCAAAGGTAAATGCATATTTATTGATGTGGCACCTCCTAATCCTCACACCTGATGATCACtctgtgataattgataaaagattgGTGATTACTGACATTTATCACAGGTGAAAATCTCTGACAGGTTACTGACCACTCATCACACGTGTGAATTACTCACAGATTCCTGATGAGCATTTGTGCTGCACAAAGGCTTCTGTACCAGTTATTATGAAGCTGTTTGTAATTATGACAGCTTGTTTTGAgttatatttgtttaaaaaattacaagTCAATCAACACAATTTCGTTTGTGTTACAGCTGCTCTTTCTTGAGGAAATCTGACACTAAGACAGGGGTTTGGGTGTTATCTGTAACCTTCCTCCATCCATTCATACAACTTTCAGATCTATTCACATCCAAGTGAAATCAAACAGATTTAACCAAGCAGGGGGAAGTTTGtcatgaaagaaaaggaaaaattcaatgTAAATGCAGCAATAAAAGCTGTGGCAATGATTTGAGGAGGAAGAGCCACTTACCCAGAGCCTTGAGGAAGGGCTCGAGGTTCTCCTGAGTGTGGATCTGCCAGGTGCCAGTGAAAGCCATGGTGACAGCGagggctctccctgctcactgGGATGCTCTTTATGGAAGGAGAAGGGCCAGCCCAATATTGTCAGACAGCTAATTATTAACTGGGAAGGAGCAATTATTAATCAGTTATTTGTTCTTGATGAACATAACCTCTGGTTCAGGCTGCTCTTACCTTGACTTGGGGTGTTGTGTTTGTTGTGGGGTACTGACCTCGGGTAATTGCCCATCGTTGTTGGAAAGTGTTGCAGTGCAGcttcatttgtttgctttttggtaCAACTTCTGTGTTTAGCACTTTTTCTGTGTCTTGAGTAGAATTTTTCAGATAAAGTTACAGTAGTAGTAATTGGTGTTGTACAGCAGGAACTTCCTAATTGTCCCAATATTCTCTGCTGTGGGCATTTGATCCTTAAATGGTGGAT
Proteins encoded in this window:
- the LOC130262297 gene encoding fatty acid-binding protein, liver-like, whose product is MAFTGTWQIHTQENLEPFLKALGLPDDTIKMAKDIKPVIEIQQKGNDFVVTSKTPHKSVTNSFTLGKEADITTMDGRKLKCTVNLVNGKLVCKSDKFSHEQEVKGNEMVETITYGGVTLVRRGKKV